One window of the Candidatus Chryseobacterium colombiense genome contains the following:
- a CDS encoding GAF domain-containing protein yields MANLYKKDAPFQVYISFKKYLDVLEHIRYNDRLEYRANYAESLIEKTNNFQELKNGFQDVSLLNKYEDIIQLLLADLFPTGLTNNEIKAASIPLSNITFNYTERFKNILKEAGKDFEIELRNIDDDEFYVFCCCLILQTYFKRDIKTTLPFYYDIPNKQGIMKHYKITVNSDFSEVYPTPDAPIPPDTVIDMLLENLDDTALWKKYFPSKSWILSGFTIISLVDCTSEVALSDLKSTMIKIDPENLVPDDNLKEIFKSYFDVPELNFGLMLFNKKEKRLEKVPIYENVFTNHILDFWINTFDQEVRESTFNNLSHNSKPVVISNVDHLDHEIQKLPSFSILKDNNINSFMVIPIMKDNELLAIMEFTSPLAYSFNGLKLKKLEFFADMILFSLSRFSFERNNQIEAIIQREYTTIHDSVVWKFRNEAEKYYNAFLGRKMYTLKQISFKNLTPLFSFSDIRSSSEKRYNLMLADLNEQIENLHDLFSLINSDSEKYLLALDIFENELNNDIKADTEQRFQRLLRDEIHPFLQGKLEIKSTKEVKSKIKNYFSKVFAQNHLFYGHRKSLDESITLVNRKLADILDEGQIKAQQIFPHYYERFKSDGVEHNLYIGNAIAPELHYTSKVVHRLRYWQLKTVCTLEQEFQNFKTSLPVPLDIASLIFVYNEKVDIRFRMDEKRFDIDGAYNSYYEIIKKRLDKAHIKDSSDRITCPGKITIVYFGMENQREYLEYISKLQKKNILHHDVEFLKVEDLQGITGLLALRVSLVPQDQ; encoded by the coding sequence TTGGCAAACCTTTATAAAAAAGACGCTCCATTTCAGGTTTACATATCGTTCAAAAAATATTTGGATGTGTTGGAGCATATCCGTTATAACGACAGATTAGAATACCGGGCGAACTATGCAGAATCACTTATCGAAAAAACCAATAATTTTCAGGAACTGAAAAATGGTTTTCAGGATGTATCTTTATTAAACAAATATGAAGATATCATCCAGCTTTTACTTGCCGATCTTTTTCCAACAGGTTTAACGAATAATGAAATCAAAGCAGCAAGTATTCCACTGTCCAATATTACATTCAATTATACTGAACGGTTCAAGAATATACTGAAAGAGGCCGGAAAAGACTTTGAAATTGAACTCAGAAACATTGATGATGATGAGTTTTATGTTTTCTGCTGTTGTCTTATCCTGCAGACTTATTTCAAAAGAGATATCAAGACCACACTTCCCTTTTATTATGATATTCCCAATAAACAGGGAATCATGAAACATTACAAAATTACGGTAAATTCTGATTTCTCGGAGGTTTATCCCACTCCGGATGCGCCAATTCCTCCAGACACAGTTATAGATATGCTTCTGGAAAATCTGGATGATACTGCGCTATGGAAAAAGTATTTCCCTTCAAAATCTTGGATATTAAGTGGTTTTACTATTATTTCTCTGGTAGACTGTACCTCGGAAGTGGCTTTATCAGACTTAAAATCCACCATGATTAAAATTGATCCGGAGAATCTGGTTCCCGATGATAATCTAAAGGAAATTTTCAAATCCTATTTCGATGTTCCTGAGCTTAATTTTGGATTAATGCTTTTCAACAAAAAGGAAAAAAGACTGGAAAAGGTCCCGATCTATGAAAATGTTTTCACCAATCATATTCTCGATTTCTGGATCAATACTTTTGATCAGGAAGTCAGGGAAAGTACTTTCAATAATTTAAGCCATAATTCCAAGCCGGTTGTCATTTCAAATGTTGATCATTTGGATCATGAGATCCAAAAACTTCCTTCATTCAGTATTTTAAAAGATAATAATATCAACAGCTTCATGGTCATCCCGATCATGAAAGACAATGAACTTCTTGCCATCATGGAATTCACGTCTCCTTTGGCATATAGTTTTAATGGTTTAAAGCTTAAAAAACTTGAATTTTTCGCTGATATGATTCTTTTCTCTCTGAGCAGATTCAGTTTTGAAAGAAATAACCAGATAGAAGCCATTATTCAAAGAGAATACACCACGATTCACGACAGTGTAGTCTGGAAATTCAGAAATGAAGCAGAAAAATATTACAATGCATTTTTAGGGAGAAAAATGTATACATTGAAGCAGATTTCATTCAAAAATCTTACTCCGCTTTTTAGCTTTTCTGATATTCGTTCGTCCTCTGAAAAGCGCTATAATCTAATGCTTGCAGACTTAAATGAGCAGATAGAAAACCTTCATGATCTTTTTTCCCTTATCAATTCGGATTCGGAAAAATATTTACTGGCTTTAGATATTTTTGAAAATGAACTGAATAATGATATTAAAGCAGATACAGAGCAACGTTTTCAAAGGCTTTTAAGAGATGAAATTCACCCTTTTTTGCAGGGAAAACTGGAAATAAAAAGTACGAAAGAAGTAAAATCAAAAATTAAAAACTACTTCTCCAAAGTTTTCGCTCAGAATCACCTTTTTTATGGCCACAGAAAAAGCTTGGACGAATCTATTACGCTAGTCAACAGAAAGCTTGCAGATATTCTGGATGAAGGCCAGATTAAAGCACAGCAGATCTTTCCGCATTATTATGAAAGATTTAAGTCAGATGGCGTTGAGCATAATTTATATATTGGCAACGCAATTGCTCCTGAATTGCATTACACCTCAAAAGTAGTTCACAGGCTCAGATACTGGCAGCTGAAAACTGTTTGTACATTGGAACAGGAGTTTCAAAATTTCAAAACAAGCTTACCCGTTCCTCTGGATATTGCTTCTTTAATATTTGTCTATAATGAGAAGGTGGACATCCGCTTCAGAATGGATGAAAAACGTTTTGATATAGATGGTGCTTATAATTCTTATTATGAGATCATCAAAAAACGTTTAGATAAAGCTCACATCAAAGATTCTTCCGACAGAATTACCTGTCCGGGAAAAATTACCATTGTATATTTCGGAATGGAAAATCAAAGAGAATATTTGGAGTATATCAGTAAGCTACAGAAAAAAAATATTCTTCACCATGATGTAGAATTCTTAAAAGTAGAAGATCTGCAGGGAATTACAGGACTTTTGGCTTTAAGAGTTTCCCTTGTTCCGCAGGATCAATAA
- a CDS encoding SH3 domain-containing protein, with protein MNINDKLKDGINVSNSFIEDLDFNKYKYNGEYIEQIEVSSLEDQSFRNSFFKFLTSRNFDQGQYEQVFFIKLLLVRIQQLDDIRSYYFLSLIFNDQNLGYYLEDYELDLFQLFLYKPSYFIKGEYKYKQNKLLDYINQNLPQAFLTNKDYFDKNIVDINFQKDALLISEDAVNKFSIPELKKQIEKSDKVEAIFSPSYDTGWKNKTVIYYNLYHYIDDKIVNKLDKNELSLYNVKYKPFFKSYIIKGENTEYYIHDSDGYTNLRKDKNTSSEIVEKINSGEQVEVLDQSGDWWLVKTKNGKQGYVHKSRIK; from the coding sequence ATGAATATAAATGACAAATTAAAAGATGGAATTAATGTTTCCAATTCCTTTATTGAAGATTTAGATTTTAATAAATACAAGTATAACGGAGAATACATAGAACAAATAGAAGTGAGTTCTTTGGAGGATCAGTCTTTCAGAAATAGCTTTTTTAAATTTTTAACCAGTAGAAATTTTGATCAGGGTCAATACGAACAGGTATTTTTTATCAAACTGCTGCTCGTTCGGATACAGCAATTGGATGATATAAGATCTTATTATTTTTTATCACTCATTTTCAATGATCAGAATTTAGGATATTATCTGGAAGATTATGAGCTGGATTTATTCCAGTTATTTCTCTATAAACCTTCTTATTTTATTAAAGGAGAATATAAATACAAGCAAAATAAACTCCTTGATTATATCAACCAGAATCTTCCGCAGGCATTTTTAACCAATAAAGACTATTTTGATAAGAATATTGTGGATATTAATTTTCAAAAGGATGCGTTGTTAATCAGTGAAGATGCTGTTAATAAATTTTCAATTCCAGAGCTGAAAAAACAGATTGAGAAATCAGATAAAGTGGAAGCCATTTTTTCTCCGTCATATGATACAGGCTGGAAAAACAAAACGGTTATTTACTATAATTTATACCACTATATCGATGATAAAATCGTTAATAAGCTTGATAAAAATGAATTGTCCCTTTACAATGTAAAATATAAGCCGTTTTTTAAATCTTATATCATTAAAGGCGAAAATACAGAATACTATATCCACGATAGTGATGGATATACTAACCTCAGAAAAGATAAAAATACATCTTCCGAAATTGTAGAAAAAATAAACTCGGGCGAACAGGTAGAAGTTTTAGATCAATCCGGAGACTGGTGGCTTGTTAAAACGAAAAATGGAAAACAGGGCTATGTCCATAAAAGCAGGATAAAATAA